A part of Thermodesulfovibrionales bacterium genomic DNA contains:
- a CDS encoding ATP-grasp domain-containing protein, giving the protein MPEIKKVLVANRGVPAVRVMLTCRDRKIPTTAVYSTPDRLAHHVFMADTAIHIGEAPPIESYLNMEKMIEAALKSGSNAVHPGWGFLAENPDFAQMVIDAGLIWIGPEPQVIRLMGDKIRAKKIAQKANVPTIPGITDVKDVATIKKWMKDEGVAFPIMIKAAAGGGGKGMVKVEREEQLELAFNQARSEAKKAFGDDTILVEKYIERGRHIEVQVIGDRHGNIVHLFERECTIQRRNQKIIEEAPSPTLDDNLRQEICFTALRLMREINYTSAGTVEFIFDSNTKKYYFLEVNTRLQVEHGVTELITGLDIVGLMLDVAMDKKLPFKQLDIHPNRWALEVRLNAEDPKTFSPSFGTITRLEIPHGPGVRISSGVYEGADIPPYYDSLFMLLMSAGADREDAIRVMDRALSRGLRVEGIKTLAPLLLSIIRHPSFIKGDFSTRFIEEHMNELISMFTEKTSEDEALKVARYVAEISALGPQPWM; this is encoded by the coding sequence AGGGTTATGCTAACCTGCAGGGACAGGAAGATACCGACCACAGCTGTTTACAGTACACCTGATAGATTAGCTCACCATGTCTTTATGGCTGATACAGCGATCCATATAGGTGAAGCTCCACCTATTGAATCCTACCTTAATATGGAGAAGATGATAGAGGCAGCTTTAAAAAGTGGCTCAAATGCTGTTCATCCGGGATGGGGTTTTCTTGCTGAAAATCCTGACTTTGCCCAGATGGTTATAGATGCCGGACTTATATGGATTGGTCCAGAGCCCCAGGTAATAAGACTTATGGGTGATAAGATACGTGCAAAAAAGATTGCCCAGAAGGCTAATGTGCCCACTATACCTGGTATTACAGATGTCAAAGATGTTGCTACCATTAAAAAGTGGATGAAGGATGAAGGCGTTGCATTTCCCATAATGATAAAGGCTGCTGCAGGTGGCGGTGGAAAGGGTATGGTAAAGGTTGAAAGAGAAGAGCAGCTTGAACTTGCCTTTAATCAGGCTCGTTCAGAGGCAAAAAAGGCCTTTGGTGATGATACCATACTTGTGGAAAAATATATTGAAAGAGGAAGGCATATAGAGGTACAGGTTATTGGTGACAGACATGGAAATATTGTGCATCTTTTCGAAAGGGAATGTACTATTCAGAGAAGAAACCAGAAGATTATAGAGGAGGCTCCTTCACCAACACTTGATGATAACCTTAGACAGGAGATATGTTTTACTGCTTTAAGACTTATGAGGGAGATCAATTATACCTCTGCAGGCACTGTTGAGTTTATCTTTGATTCAAATACAAAGAAATATTATTTTCTTGAGGTGAATACCAGACTTCAGGTTGAACATGGTGTTACTGAGCTAATTACAGGTCTTGATATTGTCGGCCTTATGCTTGATGTGGCTATGGATAAAAAATTACCTTTTAAACAATTGGATATCCATCCAAATAGATGGGCCCTTGAAGTGAGACTCAATGCAGAGGATCCAAAGACATTCAGTCCCTCCTTTGGTACAATCACAAGACTGGAGATACCCCATGGTCCTGGTGTAAGGATTTCTTCAGGAGTTTATGAAGGTGCAGACATACCACCATATTATGATTCTCTTTTTATGCTTCTTATGTCAGCTGGAGCTGACAGAGAAGATGCAATAAGGGTAATGGATAGGGCACTGAGCAGAGGTCTCAGGGTAGAGGGTATAAAGACTCTTGCACCATTACTTTTAAGCATAATAAGACATCCATCTTTCATAAAAGGGGATTTCTCGACAAGGTTTATTGAAGAGCATATGAATGAACTTATTTCTATGTTTACAGAAAAAACCTCAGAGGATGAGGCATTAAAGGTAGCCAGATACGTGGCAGAGATTTCTGCTTTGGGACCACAGCCATGGATGTGA